In the Camarhynchus parvulus chromosome 25, STF_HiC, whole genome shotgun sequence genome, CTGCTGGGGCTGACGACAGCAGGACTGACAGCAGCTCTCTTCACCCCAGCGCCGATGGGATGTACGAGGTCTCCTTTTACTCCAACGCGGTGATCTCCTACGATGGCAGCATCTTCTGGCTGCCACCTGCCATCTACAAGAGCGCCTGCAAGATCGAGGTGAAGCACTTCCCCTTCGACCAGCAGAACTGCACCATGAAGTTCCGTTCCTGGACCTACGACCGCACTGAGATCGACCTGGTGCTGAAGAGCGAGGTGGCCAGCCTGGATGACTTCACCCCCAGCGGCGAGTGGGACATCGTGGCGCTGCCGGGGCGGCGCAATGAGAACCCTGACGACTCCACCTACGTGGACATCACGTACGACTTCATCATCCGGCGTAAGCCGCTCTTCTACACCATCAACCTCATCATCCCCTGCATCCTCATTACCTCCCTGGCCATCCTCGTGTTTTACCTCCCGTCCGACTGTGGCGAGAAGATGACGCTCTGCATCTCTGTCCTGCTCGCCCTCACCGTCTTCCTCCTGCTCATCTCCAAGATCGTGCCACCCACCTCACTGGACGTACCACTGGTGGGCAAGTACCTCATGTTCACCATGGTGCTGGTGACCTTCTCCATCGTCACCAGCGTCTGCGTCCTCAACGTGCACCACCGCTCGCCCACCACGCACACCATGCCGCCCTGGGTCCGCACCCTCTTCCTGCACAAGCTCCCGGCGCTGCTCTTCATGAAGCAGCCGCGGCAGAGCTGCGCCCGCCAGCGCCTGCGCCAGCGCCGGCACACGCAGGAacgcgccgccgccgccgccgccacgcTCTTCGTGCAGGCCGGTGCTCACACCTGCACCTGCTACGCCAACCCCGGCGCCGCCAAGGCTGCCGAGGGGCTCAACGGTTACCGGGAGCGGCAGGGGCAGGCGGCGGGCCCCGGGGCGGGCTGCGGCTGCGGGCTGGAGGAGGCGGTGGACGGCGTGCGCTTCATCGCCGACCACATGCGCAGCGAGGACGACGATCAGAGCGTAAGTCGAGGTGGGAATCTGGgagtgggcagagctgggggtgcagagggTGTTCTGGGTCATGGCTGCACCACAGGGAGTGGCTGCACAAGCACAAAGGGGGTCCCTGCCTAGCCCCGTGCTCAGTGGGGGCCAGCACTGATCCCTGACCCATCAGAGCGTAAGTGGAGGTGGGCGGTGGGAATCTGGgagtgggcagagctgggggtgcagagggTGTTCTGGCTCGTGGCTGCACCACAGGGAGTGACTGCACAAGCACCAAGGGGGTCCCTGCCTAACCCCATGCTCACCGATCCTTGACCCAGCACTGCAGTCCCAGGctgaagcagctgctctggaaacaCAGGAGGCTCCCAGCAGGCCTGGCCCTGCATGGCAGTCAGGCTGCAGATTCTGCAGAGttccccctcccagctctgctcactggGGAAATGTTTCCTGGGCTCAGCGGTGCGGGTGACAGCAGGGGGAGTGAGCCCCATGAGGCCCACGGCAGGCtggcaggcagccccaggagctgcagtgctgaaggAGCAGATTCCAGGCTCTGAGATATACAAATCCCCAGtcggggcagtgccaggcaatACCCAAGGCCCCAGGCTGACCCAGCATTTTTCCTGGCCCCATGCAGGTGAGCGAGGACTGGAAGTACGTGGCCATGGTCATCGACCGCCTCTTCCTATGGATCTTCGTCTTCGTCTGTGTCTTTGGCACCATTGGCatgttcctgcagcccctcttcCAGAACTACACCACCaactccctgctgcagctcggCCAGGGCACGCCCACCTCCAAATAGCATGGGGAATGGCCAGTCCCAGGGCCAGAGATGCGTACTGGGCTCGGGCAGCCCCTGCAAACCAATAAATACTCCCACAGGACCGGGCTGGTTCCATGTGGTGTCATTTCATCCTAcactgtgctctgcaggctgagagagcaggatgcagccagggctggggtgacTCTGGCTGCCTGTGACCAAGGTAAGAGGGTAGCAAGGCATCATCTCTGTGAGAGGAAAATCCCAGCTACCGAGGCAGAGAGCATAGGAGCGTGAAACCCGATCCACGGGGACAtgctcagctctctgctctgctcctggcagcaccagTCACTCACTGCATCTCCTCTGAGGCCGTGTAGGGccagagccccagccccagtgggcagcccctggctccagcctggtgctgccagcccctgtgccagctctggggctcccaggagatgacagagcaggagcagaggcgtggggaggacagagctgctcagctctggctctgaGGTGAACACATGGACCAAGCAGGAAGAGGCTATTTTTAGGTCCTACCTGCAGGCAGGGCGAGGGCAGCaagtgccaggggctgctccagctccatcttCTTCTGTTCCACTCCAGGCTCAGCGTGCTGGAGCCAAGAGCAGACACAAGATGAGTtgcacaaggaaaaggaaaacacaattaatCAAGCcaagctgggagctgctggcaacTGGGCCCCAGTGTGGGTCACCAGGCTTGACACCatggccagcagcactgcctgcactCCCTTGGCCACCAGGAATTGGCCTCGTTGGGGAAAACTGAGATGGAGTGTTTGCTATAAATACCACtaatccctggggctggggggagtgGTGGTGGCGGGGCCTGGCAACACACAGGGCCAGGGGAAGCTGCACgctagaaattaatttaaatccCAGCACTTCACGCAGCCAGagaaatcccagctgctgcagctgctgctcctggagctcaggggtgCACCCCAATACCTAAATGTTGGGAGCTTTGCTCCTAAAgcagccccatggcagggacttGTTCCAGTTTGTCCCACCTCTGTGCCAACTCTGCTGTTGGTCCAACCTCAGTgagtgcaggatttggggtcctgCTGCACCCCAGTGGGGACTGGAGATCAATCAGTACTGTGAGAgtgtgagcacagcaggagccccCATAGCgtcaggcacagctccctgcagctgcagacagaagagcccccagccccgctctgggctggctgccaAGGCAGTTCCTTCCCCTGACAGCTCTGCGTGGCAGTGCatgcccaggggcagctgcaggcagggtgaACATGTGACAGTGGTGACCCTGCTtggccccagcctggctgtcctgtGGAGAGCCAAAGCCAGAGCTGGGGTCTTGCTCCCAGCCTTGGGCTCCTCACTTTGGGCTGTACTTCCATGCCAACAGGTCTTTGGTCTCTGTCTGATATGAAACAGAGAGCTCTCATCCCAGCAAAGCCAACATTTGCCTTGTACAGGGAAAGAGGCTGCTTCAACACCCAATACATTTGCTGTtggatggcagcagcactgctacTTCTCACcttccaccagcagctctggaacGTGGCTCAGCTCAGACAGACACAGGACAGGGCCTGCAGCCACCACTGGGGTCCAGAGACTGGAGACAGGACACCCATCCTGTCCCAGAGCTAGCAgtgagggaaggagctgggagggccctgccccagcacttcagagcccagccccaaTGAGCCCTGTGCTAGAGCTGAGGCTCAATTCCAAACTCCACCTGGCTCCTTTCATCATTCAGCAAACACTAACTCATCTCTGTCCCTCTCCAAACCCCACCACAGTCCCCTCTTCACCTCAGCAGGAATTAACACACCCATGGACAACAATTCTGCAACTTTCTTCTTTGTTATTAATGCAGAATGTTATGCTGGCCCTATGGTTGCACATTGCAGAAGCCAGTCCCACGTCCCAGCTTGGCTGGGCCGCCAGTCATCTTCcaacagagacacagaaaaccAGTCAAacagtctgtttttttttttaatctcaaagGAGAAAATTTGCCTCAAAACCTGCCAGAGGGATCTGCAGTACATGGTCCAAAGGTTTCAAGCTCACAGTCTTGAAAATTCCTCTGGTTTCTCGTgccttctttaaaaaacaataaaggGGGGgacaaaactataaaaaaagcaaatgggGACTGAGCCTGcccttgctttaaaaaacaggAGAATCATTtacatgcacattttaaaaacacagggTCTGAGTGACAGTGACAAGGCAGCCAGGCCTACGAGGAAACCGCTGCACAGTCCTGATTCCACTCCAAAAACGTGGTGAGAGAAGGATGAGCACAGCCTGTGCACATTCACCCCCCAGTCCTTGCAGAGTGCTTCCTTACACATCAAGGACAGagaaattttcttcctcttgggGTTTGCGGATCCAGCTGCCATAGCCCAGCTCTTCCAGCGTGCTGAAGAAGCTCTGCTTGGCTGCCTGGtaagctgtggctgcctcctTGGCATCCGAGTACACAGAGAAACCCTGCAGGTCTTTGCGGTTGTTctttgcacagagctgctggaacaggGTGAACATTTTCCTCTTGGACACACGAGACACCTCCAGCTTCACACTGGGAAGGAAGACAATGACAGTTATGAGGGACAGGATACTGAGAAGAGCCAAGAGAAGCAGGGGGCTCAGTGAAAATCCCATGGtggaggagctctgggcttgGCAGGGCTCACTGGTAGGGTCCAGGGGGgcaacattttgttttccttcaggagTGCTTGCTTATATCTGTTTAAAATTCCTCTATCCAACCCTCCCCAGGCGTACGGTGtcgccacatttctcttcacagagaaaagcaaggcacagttctacccaagaatatttctgggtttcacattctccaaacctcagagaaagaaaaaacaattcttatcttatTTGCTGTGCTGCGTTGTGCCAAAGTAGACTGCAATATGGAGactgtttacccaaagtgatggtgttttattttcttggcctatcagggccaggtgtgtgtgtgtgtgtgtgtgtgtgtgtgtatgttgggactgttggctgacagtcacgagattctgcacagttgagtgcttggcagattcagtttagatgtaagGTATTAcaatatagtatagaataatatactataataaagtaattaattagccttctgataaggTAGAGTTAGATGCATAATTCTCTCCCCCTCACTGGGGGCAAAAATATCCAATACATAGAGTGCTGTAACAGTGCAGAGTGTActccccagctcagagctgcccccCTTCCCCCAGGCAGTGTCAGGAAAAGGCAGTGTCAGGAAAGGCTCCTCTTACCCATCTACTTTCCCTTTGGTGCCATCCAAGATTTCCACTTCGCCTTCATCAGCAAGACACCAGTTCACTGATGACTCCTTGGTCTTGCCTGTCTGCCTTGCAGAGTCGTACACGCTGACTCGCCCAACCTGCACAGGAAGGAAGCTTAACCTGGTCCTGCTGCCTCAGTCTCTTGCCCCTTTCATCCCTCACAGTTCTAGCTCATCCCAAACTTTCCAGAGAGCCACAAGGAAAAGGTTCTTACTGAGTTGAAGGCTAGAGAGGCAACTTTAGTGTCCTTTTTTCCAGCCTAAGACATTGCTAGTAACCCCCAAACTGTGCAGTGACACAAAGAGGGCAGGTTCTTGGGGTTGTCCTGTGTAGGGCCAGGAGCTAAACCTGATGTGGGTTAGACcattgtgggtcccttccaactcaggatatcccttgattgtgtgattctgtgcttctggtCACTAATTCTTGCCCCTGCTGCACAATgaccctccctgcagagcacctcagggacccccaaacacCCAGGCAAAGGAGAGGGTGACAAACATGAAGAAGTGCCACAGCTGCAGTACCTCAGGGTGGTTGATGTGATATGGAGCCTGGAGCTTTTCCTTCAGTGTGCTCCCATCCCTCTCCATGCGGCAGCAGATGGCACGGGTCAAGTGACCCTGGCTGTACAAATAACCTGTGGAGACAGAGGTGAAGGTGTGAGGAAACAGGATGGCACAGGTGATGGAGTggccaaaccccaaaaactgcagcactgctcacagACTCCTAAAAGCTCACAGCATGTGGATCAGCACAGCTATGTGTATCCTGGGTGTGTAAGACAACAGTCTTCAGACTACAACACTTCTCACTCAAGACACAAACACGCAGGCTTTGTCTCACTCTCCTAGATCACATGTGCCTCCTAAAAATCCAGAACTTTGCAGACACTGACTATACCCACAGCCCAAAATCCATAGACTCCCTTTGCATTTTCAAACAGCTCTGCCAAGAAAGACATTTCAATCTGTTACTCTTACACCCTCCACAAACCAACTCTGCCATCAGatgagctggcactgcagcctaGTTTTACCCCGAGAGGACAGAGGGTTTCTCACCGAGTGTAAGAGAGTGGAGATAAACTGGCTCCAGGAAGTGTGACAGCAATGCCCCTTGCAAGCCCAGCACATTCCAGCGTAAGATTTTGTCACTGCAGGACATGGTCCGTAAGCGCTCCCCGTGCTGGATCCCGTCCCACGTGGGCACAATGTCACTTGACTCCACAGGAATGGTGCCTTCCCCTgcacaagagaaggaaaaagcttttctgtataGTGTCAGATATTCAATAAATCAAAACCCCATCAGCAACTGCTCAAGAAACTTCTGGATAACCCAGAGTCTGACACCAGGTTCAGGGAAGAATCTGGCATTCAGTATTGGGTACTGATGAATAATTTTCAACATGGCTGAAGCAGAATAGAACTTTGCTTGAAAGGCAGGACACAGACCTAGATCTGAGCTTTGCATTAAAATTCACAAGCATGGCAGTGCAAtaggcagggctgggaaggggaaagggactCTCTAAAGCCTTCCATCTACCTCTTTTGGTTCCTGAATGCTTCAAATCCCACAACAGCACATAGAGAGGGGTAAGGAAGCTCTGGAGCACCTGAAAGGCTCCCAGGAGAGGACTGAAGCCACCCCATGGTGCAGGGAGTGATTGCACTCACCGTTCTCCACCTTGGTCCGTAGCTTGCCTTGCTTGGGGTTCTCAAAGAGCGGCTGATGTTGGGGTGGTCCCATCTCGTTTGCCTGATCGCTGCAGGATTTATCAAAGAGTGCTCCATCCCCACACGGTGCTGTGCTAGAAAACAAACCCTCCCTGCTTAGCCCTGACTGTAAAGGAAACAGCCAGGGCCAGGGGCATGACAGTGCTGCTGACACCAGTCATTCAACCCCCCTCACCAACCTGACGTAGAGGTGGAAGGTAACACTGCTCTTTATTTTGAGTTTCTGTCCTCCTGCTTGCTCAAAAATGCTCTCTTCTACAGAGGAAGGATTAGATGGGTCATACTTCAGGAGCTCACTGTaaagaaacctgaaaaaaacacCATCCTGTCAAAAGGCTGCTCTGCTTCTCAGACAACAAGTGCTTCAACTGACAGGCGGGGTCCCACATCACCCATTCCTGTCACATGGAAGAGCAGAgaccaggagctgtggctgaggATGCCTGGGAAGCCAACAAAAAACGCTTGATGCAcaagaaaagggcaaaaaatcCAGCAGATTTTCTGCCATGCAGAGGACAAGCAGTAGAAAAGCAGTACCCTGTCCAGGTGCTGCTCTCATGCATCTGATCCCAGTGTGAAGAAGACTTCAAGGTTGTTAACCAGCACCTTTAGTCAGCAGCAAGTTTGCATTAAAAGTAAATAaccctgcaggcagctgaatTCAAGCGGTATTAGAAGGAGCCCATGATCTGTTTACACTGATGGATCTTTTATGGCTGATTCTGACCAGGGAAAACCCTGAGGTCTCCAACACCGTGTCAAGGACTAAAGAAAAACTGCAGCCTCCCAGACAGTCcttgagcagagctgtgcagggactgAGCTTGCAAGGAGAGGCAGAGTTcactctgctgtgccagagcagccactgctgtcaAGATTAACAGCTGAAAACAGACAGTAAGCAAGATGCAGTCCTGATTCATCACTTCCCAGGGACCTGCCCTCAACACTTTCCCTTGCTGAGGAATGCAGAGCACAGTGGCAGCACACAAAGGCTTGCAGGaagcagctgattttttttgttcataaCTGAAGGACAGATGTTAACTAAGCAGTCCAGCTTCATCTCACTTTAGGTTTCAAAAACTAAAAAGTGCCACAGTGAATGTGGGAGGgcaagaggagaggaagaggaaaattgTGTAGTTTAGTTGGGAAAACCCTTTTCAGCTTCTGAAAAACAAGTTAATtatcaaagcaaacaaatgcaGCATGTTTTCATGAATCCCTCTACACCCAGACCCAGAAAGGCCAGGAGACCAGGCCTGCAGTGGCTTGgtgtggcaggagctgtgctcaggcTGGAGAGCCCCCTGTATATCAgcccagcagcttcagcaggagcCTTGATATTGAGTACATCAGATGCAGCCCTTGGGCTCCTGGCAAGTCTCCCATTCAGTTCTTATTTGGGCATCATTCAGGTGTGGCCCCTTCTTATCAGAAATTACTTCCCTCTATTCAACAACACACGAGTAAACAGGGTCTGAGGCTCACAGCATCTCTCAGCACAGCAAAAATCTAGGGGTGTGTTTCAGCTACACCCTTCCAGAatgggagagcagctcctggcaggccactctccttttccttttgagtTTCCCCTTTTCTCACCTCACAAAGCCTCTTCGAGAAATGATTTCTGCATGACAGTCATTTACTGTCTCCCCCTTCAAGCTTAGCTCTTCTCCTTTCACACAGCGATtacctgaaacaaaaaagaaagaattaaataacAGGACAGGTATCAAAGTCAAGCTGGCTTCAGAGACAGAGGGAGGCAGTCTTATTTCTTTGGGCTCTtgaccagcagcaccagcatgAGCACCCTGCCTATTAAATCACTACCACAAGCAGTTAAGTGTTGccacatttttcttcacagagaaaagcaaggcacaattcttcccaagaatatttctgagattcactttctctgaacctcagagaaaggaaaaacaattctgatcttatttgctgtgcctgtgttgtgccaaagtagaatgcaatatggagattgtttccccagagtgatggtgttttgtttccttggcctatcagggccaagcatgtgtgtgtgtgtgtcaggctgacagtcatgagattctgtgcagttgtgtgcagagttgagtgcttggcagattcagtttagatgtaatgtaatataatgtaatacagTATAataattagccttctgataagacGGAATCCTTctcatcattctctcccctcgTTGGGGATTTCCCTGCAAATTCTAtagttaagaaaataaagggaCACCACTTTAGGGACAGACAGACTTAAACTGCCATGAGTTTTGGGGGACTGTACCTTCCTGAGGGTTTTTCAGCCCATCACTCCAGGTAGAAGCCTGGCAgcaaagcagggagggagatAAGGTACGTGCAGCTGGGAGAAACTGGGGGATTGTGTGCTCTGGCACATAAGGAACCCATGCTCTgatgcacagagcaggacacagcaatGCAAGCAAAGATTAAGAGCAATATAGCTGCAGGCACATTTGctttgttctctctctctctaacCAGATCACTCATGACACCATGTGAGCCCTGGGAACGTTCTGTTCCCTCTCTGAGGAAGCCTACAGCAACACCCATTCCTGAGCCATGGCTGACAGGGAAACCAAGCATGGAAGGGAGCTCAGAGTGTGCTGAAGAAGCTGCTCATACCAGTTCCAATGCTGACCACCACTCCCAGGCCCTGATCTCCTCTCCTCATGATGATGGCAGCCAGGATCTTGCggccctgcaggctgtgctggaggcgAGCTGTGAGCGAGTTGAAGCGCTGGTGGctcagcatggccagctggtCGTGCAGGGTGCTGCCactcacagggagctgggacaggacaaCAGCACAGGACATGTGTGTGAGCAGGTCACACCACACAGCTCAAGTGTCACTGtggtattttatgaaaaatccctttgccaggatttcttctcctggcaagatgagaagcttcagcttctccatgttttgctcctctggaatgtgatttggagaactgtttacccagcatgtgaatagttttaattaatgaccaatcccagtccagctgtgttgggactctggtcagtcacagatttttattatcattcttttctagccttctgatgtcttctttctctttctttagtatcattttagtatatcattttcttttaatataatacagtatcataaaataataaatcagccttctgagaacttgggagtcaattctcatctctcacctcatcctggggaccctcacagcAACACCACAACAATTTTTTGGTGACCACACTCAAGAGTGAGCtaacctgcagcacagctttgtAGAAATGTGCTCTTTGTTGAaggagtgacaaaactatctTTTGTCTCCTTCAAAAGGAAATAAGCCcagaagtttttttcttcatttaggTGAAAAAGACATCTCATAGGACCTGGGGGACTTCACttcaaacttaaggatagctaaTTGGACAGAAGCAAAAAAGTCCTGCCTAAGCAAtctactagaaaaagaagagaataaagaaacTAATTGGTTTTGTGAGGTGCTTTACTAGGGGCAGCAGGGCCTCTTGCACTTGGATTGgcttttctctgtaaagagtttgttattttgctttttattaaaacccttttgtttccagcactgccacagaagccattttgttgattttatgccttttaaagtagctgagctatctcgggtgtgaaatagatctccaagagcttatgagacctggctcAAGGAAACTCCTATTTCACAGCTTTCCAAGCAGAAGGCAGTACACATAAAACTCTGAACTTTGGGCAGTGCTGTGTCAAGGGGTGGGTGAAGTTCTTTTAGGTATTTCTGGGAAAGAGAAATAGAGCTCATCCAAGGCTTTGAGCTCTGCTTTAGCCACATCAGAGACAGCAGCAAACAACACGGGCTGAGGAATGGCCTCCTGAGAATGCCAGGGAAAACCCTGAGCAAGAAGGAACAAAACCAACCTGCCTATTTGGCAGAGATTGAGCCAAGGAAATCTGTTCCTGGCTTTGGAGGAATTGCTCCTTTGGCTGCCTGTGAGGAGAGTGCACAGTCATTCCAGCACAGACCAacccatctcctccagcactgctgactGACAAATCCTCCCTGATGGCTTTGCTATTTagagccccagctgctgtgcccagttGTGCTGCCTGGAATGAGGCTTTTCAGACCTCACAATGCTCTAAGTGTGATTTATATCAGCCCAAGTTTGGGACAGCCATCCTGACATAACCAGGGCTTTGCATTTAACTGATGCATGAATTTTTTGAGCTGACACACAATTTTTAATGCAGCACAAAGAAATTTGgaagaagtaataaaaaaagtcatacaattaaaaataagcatgtTCCTACTTTACCACAGGAACATATATTAGTAGCTTGTGGAAGAATCTGATAATAATTTAGCCCTAAAGCAGAGGTCTGTAGGACAGGAGGGTATGCCTGTGCCCTGAGGAAACATCTAACCCACTTCAGGAAAACCACATCAAGTTATCAACATCTGCAGAGAACAAAGGGATCACAGCtgattttgaaagcattttttggCTGGACTGAGAGgagggggacaggcaggacTACAAACACAAGCCCAGCTTTGGCAGAAGATTCACCTCAGTGATGCTCATCCCTTCCATGCGCTCGGTCTTCTCTGATTCCCCAATCAGGACTCTGAGAGCTGCAtcagctgcctcctgcttgCCCTGCTTCTTGCTGTGTGCAGTTACAGCTGGGAACCAGCGGCCTCCAACCTTTGCCTGATAGACAAACCTACAAGCAAACCAAGAAACCTGTGGATtacagtttggtttttttatttctcaaagtGGAGAGAGGAGGGAATCAGAGGGACGAGATTTGGCAAAGGCAGCAACtagccctgctgccacctcaaAAGGCATCAGCTATTTTGAGCTTTCTGCCCTTTTTCTaagacaacagcagcagcacaaaactTCCTTCAGCCAGATGCTGCTACTTACTTGGGGTCATGGGGAGGTCCTGACTGGTCAATGAGTTTGAACTCTGCAGCAAACCCATTGGAACGGGCGTATTCCAGCAGGCCACTGACAGGATTGACGTTAAGATATTTGATGAGCTCCCCAACACCCTTCGTTTTCACCACTTTGGATTCATCTGAAGTGGCAATATTGTGCATGGACTGGTCACTTTGGGGCTTCACAACAGGCTAGAGCAGAGTTAGACAGGAGAAGACTGTTAAACACTGAGCAGCTGCATTTAGTGCAggccaagagcagcaggaaaccTCTGCCCCACATGACCTTGTGGGGTGAAATCCAGCAGAATAGGAAATATAAGGGGGGAACACCCAATTCCAAACACTTGGGTCTTATAAAAAAGCTCTTTATACCTGTTCAGGCAAGACATGGGGTACAGACTCTCCAGAAAGAATCTTCACAGCAACTTCTGCTGCCATTTGCTTTGCTCCCTTCTTGCTGTTTCCTaccacagcagggaaaatttGGTCACCCATTTTCACACAGTAGCTGAACCTGACAGGACATTATAGTACATGAAAAGTGTTAACCATAGGTGTCTAAATCTGGTTATTATCCCCATGTCCCACTTTCAGGTAAATCCTTCTGGGTTATCTCCAATTTATCTTCAACTGAAATCTAATGTGATGGCCCTAAACACTTCCAGTAGAGCACCTCCAGGAGAGGTACAGGACTGGAACCCCCTCCTTCTCTGGTAGAAGAAACAGCATCCTTTCTCTGAGAAAGGGCCCTGCTTTGGGTCTCCTTCTGGAACTAGGTATCTTGGAGGAGCCATGCCCAGAATCCTTGCCTAAGAGAAGCACTCAGCTAGGTCAGTGACAAATGCAGGAATGTGGGCAGCAAGCTGAAGGGGAAGGACAGTGAAGAAAGAGTTTCCACCCTCCCTCAAAGCTGACAAGAATATGCCATACCTAGGATCATGAGGTGGGCCTTcctgagagagcagctggaattCAATGATGTTCCCTGATTTTTGACCATACTCCATTAATATGCTGATAGGGTGCTTCCCAGGAAGCAGGTtgaggggagctgctgcagatgaCAGCTCTGGCTCTAGCTGCAAAGGCTACAGCAAGAAGATGGAGGAAATCAGTGTCAGACTCAATAGTGTTTGAGCAGCCTCACAAAgtaaagaaaactcaccagctctGGTTCCGAGCTGTTGGAGGGTAATGGCTCCTCACATTTAATTCCACCTTGCCTTCCATTCTCCACTTCACTTATCAGGACCTTCATGGCAttagctgctgcctcctgcttaGCCAATTTTTTGCTCCCTGCTTCTGCTGGTGGGAATCGGCGCCCGTTGATCACTACCTGGAACTTAAACCTTCgaaagagaaaaccaaatgGGCACATTGAGAAGCGGAAGTGTGGTCTGCTCAGAGCAAGCAAGGCTGCTCTTGgaattcaaaggaaaagaaacagccagctcccagctgggagagTAAATCCAGGCTGCCatgagcagaaaacaaaaataccaagGCTACACGAGCAGCACTGCATCATTACGTTTCCAGAGCTGTTCAcaacagagcagctccatgtTTT is a window encoding:
- the ADAR gene encoding double-stranded RNA-specific adenosine deaminase isoform X2; amino-acid sequence: MSRGTGRGRGSCLTQPRHHYPSTNRGPFNHPRTPQETNQESFLHQRLLAEQDAEVSVLQGQGSHKEWRTRGGRAAAPAPAGRGQPGSGRAAGRSFFSSQHPRVGTLPRYCSPQHHRQESSRRESDAVRLNFQRLSLAGQDYEGEILTVFRQLGEGRTCTAHELARKLRTQKKDVNRVLYKLLKEGKLHKEGETPPLWRVASPGSGRDRSPTDHSATCPNPANCESRGGERSTFGLGDTEMAETKEKICNYLFSVVETTALNLAKNIGFSRAKDVNAFLSALEKLGDVHKQNATPPRWSLTDRKRERMQMRMKASTIMQMADATPPESGLPSSFIPPCPPEVTAASPAAVKEEEESAENGQQPLGLAGQGNVSDTEADAPEDTKPDFSSLSNYDNSENSTWTTDDIPDNLNAISKQPDKSEGIMNSQSSPSYAAQFETALPCTPVEKLMACQEKNPVSGLTEYSQYTCQHCDFVMLEQNGPSHEPRFKFQVVINGRRFPPAEAGSKKLAKQEAAANAMKVLISEVENGRQGGIKCEEPLPSNSSEPELPLQLEPELSSAAAPLNLLPGKHPISILMEYGQKSGNIIEFQLLSQEGPPHDPRFSYCVKMGDQIFPAVVGNSKKGAKQMAAEVAVKILSGESVPHVLPEQPVVKPQSDQSMHNIATSDESKVVKTKGVGELIKYLNVNPVSGLLEYARSNGFAAEFKLIDQSGPPHDPKFVYQAKVGGRWFPAVTAHSKKQGKQEAADAALRVLIGESEKTERMEGMSITELPVSGSTLHDQLAMLSHQRFNSLTARLQHSLQGRKILAAIIMRRGDQGLGVVVSIGTGNRCVKGEELSLKGETVNDCHAEIISRRGFVRFLYSELLKYDPSNPSSVEESIFEQAGGQKLKIKSSVTFHLYVSTAPCGDGALFDKSCSDQANEMGPPQHQPLFENPKQGKLRTKVENGEGTIPVESSDIVPTWDGIQHGERLRTMSCSDKILRWNVLGLQGALLSHFLEPVYLHSLTLGYLYSQGHLTRAICCRMERDGSTLKEKLQAPYHINHPEVGRVSVYDSARQTGKTKESSVNWCLADEGEVEILDGTKGKVDGVKLEVSRVSKRKMFTLFQQLCAKNNRKDLQGFSVYSDAKEAATAYQAAKQSFFSTLEELGYGSWIRKPQEEENFSVLDV